A part of Capsicum annuum cultivar UCD-10X-F1 chromosome 6, UCD10Xv1.1, whole genome shotgun sequence genomic DNA contains:
- the LOC124899380 gene encoding protein yippee-like At3g08990 encodes MSFIIGNHLINVRGCILCCFCESRVSFIEHYVPNAQDLVYGGYFNKVFHVVVPNNVNYRRVVDGNTLANVYCINCRILLGWELIAVAQPSQYYVVGRFFMRLKQIMYLSGVTLHDSLFGGANEQAPNQQDGGAIDQVGGVNEQNHDEDGRASMKQWKM; translated from the exons ATGTCCTTTATAATTGGAAATCATCTAATCAATGTGCGTGGTTGCATCCTTTGCTGTTTTTGCGAAAGTCGTGTTTCATTCATCGAGCATTACGTTCCTAAT GCGCAGGACTTAGTGTATGGAGGGTACTTTAATAAAGT ATTTCATGTTGTTGTACCAAATAATGTGAATTATCGTCGTGTAGTAGATGGAAATACCCTGGCCAATGTTTACTGTATCAATTGTCGTATTCTGCTTGGCTGGGAACTT ATTGCAGTAGCCCAACCATCCCAGTACTATGTAGTAGGAAGGTTCTTTATGAGATT GAAACAGATTATGTACCTGAGTGGTGTAACATTGCATGATTCTCTCTTTGGAGGAGCTAATGAACAGGCTCCTAATCAGCAAGATGGAGGCGCTATTGATCAAGTTGGAGGTGTTAATGAACAGAATCACGATGAAGATGGACGTGCGTCAATGAAACAATGGAAGATGTAG